From a single Sparus aurata chromosome 13, fSpaAur1.1, whole genome shotgun sequence genomic region:
- the LOC115594738 gene encoding uncharacterized protein LOC115594738 encodes MKTEMEGLGLWPGSRPVRHPMNMLSLWRHPPQPELIDSISELPSPKYFQLHPFFIWKPEHTIMERMKNNYILPCLHGCPNPQVASSGVGRPRVIIGTGGQYYILASRLTCKACKRYWHADKPQWLEKLPKRFTNIVPAFLTHKKAICKSVMDELRRSGRSPEDMSKQLTEALHLKYERAHLAYLDSVQNIRDAEAGVYGQSTITGLLRQTDTPAPFGVYADADGWCGVSISAHYLVNCLVHEYQRQEHLLTLLLQGTFGRALRSDHTRKVARKVVLSSGTMSSYAVMNESWMILSWVMLQSECDRSLHPMYEGLAHRYTLAGEEKASYQWVDRDCCAAFKVLDPGAQEHIVWDSWKTTEALVTEATSGKLANNSASRTKFNKDITIKLDLFHCMRRLTRECVSEHHPLYSSFCQFLSAAFVVVDQSDLQNLKDAYTFCRILPANPTKQHIREHCRTKVPQPRELLQRVEDVLCHFHLAKDANDVLLFKPSMLKVWRIQRIHILRGCLSDPEVEEGILYRYGGTLQLNYTKGERAAVPVWIPVRGTSQQEGFHYHQAQWVTGSRVSSELFQAQAMTGVVRWNFQRLVDLKRPDVDLPAVFDPLLIAQLNTSSLRVTGRAKYPILQVANRDTGERFGLEYVEPGCRPVVLNWDKDKTQPNSSAADTMELQQHHAQDQPHPCPAAVVGTDPQETRDTVQDDPVVAAPILSSRQCAEAVPQFQLPFIPASATAKAEPPLEAGLTDAAPLPMSSSPRATRTGPIKTGGLIQVLDHSRWTPPMKATIDGLLIKHHGTKDLLKRVDAEYAAMVQTACTDPNSLLHPTTCQHISRYVKHVAKLKNTNSSLNTSVEKVHETQLLWQSLTTGSQTVSVPVTTLPPASFNPPSVASPKRSQ; translated from the exons ATGAAGACTGAGATGGAGGGTTTGGGTCTGTGGCCAGGGTCACGTCCAGTACGTCACCCCATGAACATGCTGTCCCTGTGGCGTCATCCACCTCAGCCTGAGCTCATCGACTCAATCTCAGAGCTCCCCTCACCAAAGTACTTTCAGCTTCATCCATTTTTTATATGGAAGCCGGAGCACACGATCATGGAGAGGATGAAAAATAACTACATCCTGCCATGTCTTCATGGTTGTCCCAACCCCCAGGTAGCTTCTTCAGGCGTGGGAAGGCCAAGAGTAATTATTGGCACCGGTGGCCAGTACTATATCTTGGCCTCACGTCTCACCTGCAAGGCATGCAAGAGGTACTGGCATGCTGACAAGCCCCAGTGGCTGGAGAAGCTACCGAAGAGGTTCACAAACATCGTGCCAGCcttcctcacacacaaaaaagccatCTGCAAGTCAGTGATGGATGAGCTGAGGCGCAGTGGCAGATCACCGGAGGACATGTCCAAGCAGCTGACAGAAGCACTCCATCTGAAGTATGAGAGAGCTCACCTGGCCTACCTGGATAGTGTGCAGAACATCAGGGATGCTGAGGCAGGTGTCTACGGACAGAGCACCATCACTGggctcctcagacagacagacactcctGCTCCGTTCGGTGTGTATGCCGATGCTGATGGCTGGTGTGGAGTGTCTATTTCTGCACACTATCTTGTCAACTGCCTGGTCCATGAGTACCAGAGGCAGGAGCACCTCCTCACTCTGCTGCTACAGGGGACCTTTGGACGGGCACTGAGGTCAGATCACACCCGCAAAGTGGCAAGGAAGGTGGTTCTGTCATCTGGCACCATGTCCTCCTATGCTGTCATGAATGAGAGCTGGATGATCCTGAGCTGGGTGATGCTGCAGTCAGAGTGTGATCGTTCCCTTCACCCTATGTATGAGGGTCTGGCTCACCGGTACACTTTGGCTGGAGAGGAGAAGGCGAGCTACCAGTGGGTGGACAG ggACTGCTGTGCTGCCTTCAAGGTGCTGGATCCTGGGGCTCAGGAGCACATCGTATGGGACAGCTGGAAGACCACAGAGGCTCTTGTTACAGAGGCCACTTCTGGAAAGCTGGCTAACAACAGCGCATCTAGGACAAAGTTTAACAAAGACATTACCATCAAGTTAGACTTGTTTCATTGTATGCGGCGCTTGACCAGGGAGTGTGTCTCAGAGCATCATCCTCTGTACAGCTCTTTCTGTCAGTTCCTCTCTGCAGCATTCGTTGTCGTGGACCAGAGTGACCTCCAGAACCTCAAGGATGCCTACACCTTCTGTAGAATCCTACCTGCGAATCCCACCAAGCAGCACATCAGAGAGCACTGTCGGACAAAGGTGCCACAACCAAGAGAACTGCTGCAGAGGGTTGAAGATGTCCTCTGTCACTTCCACCTGGCGAAGGACGCCAATGATGTGCTGCTCTTCAAGCCCTCCATGTTGAAAGTGTGGAGAATCCAGCGCATCCACATCCTGAGAGGCTGCCTGAGCGACcctgaggtggaggagggcaTCCTGTACAGGTATGGTGGCACCTTGCAGCTGAACTACACCAAGGGCGAGAGAGCTGCTGTACCTGTCTGGATCCCTGTGAGAGGCACGTCTCAGCAGGAGGGCTTCCACTATCACCAAGCCCAGTGGGTAACAGGCAGCAGGGTGTCCAGTGAGCTCTTCCAGGCCCAGGCCATGACTGGAGTGGTGCGCTGGAACTTCCAGAGGCTGGTGGACCTTAAGAGGCCAGATGTGGatcttccagctgtgtttgaccCCCTGTTAATCGCTCAACTGAACACATCCTCTCTGAGAGTGACAGGGAGGGCAAAATACCCAATATTGCAAGTAGCAAACAGGGACACAGGGGAGCGATTTGGACTGGAGTATGTGGAGCCAGGCTGTCGTCCTGTTGTCTTGAACTGGGATAAGGACAAGACACAGCCCAACTCCTCAGCTGCTGACAccatggagctgcagcagcaccatGCCCAGGATCAACCTCATCCCTGCCCTGCTGCTGTAGTGGGCACAGACCCTCAG GAGACCAGGGACACTGTCCAGGATGATCCGGTTGTGGCAGCACCGATCCTGTCTTCCAGGCAGTGTGCTGAAGCAGTCCCGCAGTTCCAGCTGCCCTTCATTCCAGCATCTGCAACAGCCAAAGCAGAGCCTCCTCTGGAAGCAG gcctgacAGACGCTGCACCGCTGCCTATGTCCTCTTCTCCTCGGGCCACCCGCACCGGACCCATCAAGACAGGAGGTCTTATACAGGTCCTGGACCACAGCCGGTGGACTCCACCCATGAAAGCCACCATCGACGGGCTCCTGATTAAGCACCATGGCACCAAGGATCTTTTGAAGCGGGTGGATGCAGAATATGCTGCCATGGTACAGACAGCCTGCACTGATCCCAACAGCCTCCTTCATCCAACCACATGTCAGCATATCTCCAGATATGTCAAACATGTGgccaaattaaaaaatacaaactccTCTCTCAACACAAGTGTGGAGAAGGTTCATGAAACGCAGCTGCTGTGGCAGAGTTTGACTACAGGCAGCCAGACGGTGAGTGTCCCTGTCACAACCCTGCCTCCTGCATCTTTTAACCCTCCATCTGTGGCTTCCCCAAAGAGGAGTCAATGA
- the LOC115594045 gene encoding early growth response protein 1-B-like: MRHKHLGQPSDNFKLCSSFEEPFCPSLNLPSSQPPLMPLSTIKAFSALIQPQCSASGPTYKAQCTKSNRIRKSATGQQCKTPPHEHPYACPAEGCERCFSCSDDLTRHVRVHTGQKPFQCRICM; this comes from the exons ATGCGACATAAACATCTCGGACAGCCAAGCGACAACTTCAAACTTTGTTCGTCATTTGAAGAGCCATTCTGCCCA AGTCTGAACCTGCCATCATCACAGCCTCCACTTATGCCGCTCTCCACCATCAAAGCCTTCTCGGCACTGATCCAGCCTCAATGTTCCGCCTCTGGCCCCACCTACAAGGCCCAGTGTACCAAATCTAACCGGATCAGGAAGTCAGCCACAGGCCAGCAGTGCAAGACGCCGCCACACGAGCATCCATATGCCTGCCCCGCTGAAGGCTGTGAACGCTGCTTCTCCTGCTCAGATGATTTGACACGTCATGTGCGCGTGCACACAGGCCAGAAGCCTTTCCAGTGCCGCATCTGCATGTGA